GCTAGGAGAGAGAGTAGGACCAGGGGTGGtgaaggcagagctgggggctTTCAGTGAGGTCCTGGCATGAGCAGCAGGGCTGAGAAGGTggctgtggggcaggggcaggaccgGACACCTGTATTCTGTCTCTTACTTGatccatattttctttgttgatggAGGAACAGGGCTCCGCCCAGGGTGAAAGCAAGAAACATTCCGGAGAGGATCACAAAGATGCGGATACAGTCTGCGCTGCACAGGGACCTCTGGGCTGTATAGGCAGGGCCACATAGGGGTTTTGGGGAGAGTGTAGCTCCTGGATCTCTCAGCCCCACCCTCCTGTCACCctgcttctctcctttcctccaccttcttcacccccacccccacaactgGACCAAGGCCTCTCCTAACCCTAGACTCTGCTTACCCTCACTCCTAGGAGCTTTCACACTGGCTTCCCTCCTGGCCTTTCCTGTATGCATTCTCTCTGGGGTGGGGATCAGGGAGAACACTCACCTGGCCAGGTGGTAGAGAGAGCAGGGGCAGGCAGCTGCCTGAAGTCAGCCACCGTCTGCACCAGCTGCACGGTCCTGGCCTCTGGCTTCTCTGGAGAAACAGACAGGAGTAGAGCAGGGAGCCCCAGGGAATGCTGGTCTGAAGGTCTGAGCAGGCTGACTGTATCTGGGGGTGGCACTGGAAGTGGGGAGTGCTGGCTGGGGTGTCACCCCTACCCCAAATGATTGGACAGAGGATTGCCTGGAACTTACTTTTGGCATAAGGTAAGTGGGTGGGTTGAGGGTGTGGGCCCGGGCCTGGAGATGGGTGAGTGGTCAGCCAGGGGCCTGGAGGAGGATCGCACTCGGTGCATTCTTTATCTCTGCACTGCCAGCCATGGGGACAGGCACACTCGGCATTGGCAGTGATGGTGCAGTTGCGAATGAGAAGACCTGGGGAGAGGGGTGCACAGGACTCTCAGATCTTCAGAGACCTTCGAGGTCCACTACTTAATCCCCCAAACCCCATCCCAGACCCACCTCTAGGGACATGCTGCCCTTTCCACTACCCCTTGCCAGGGgactgccccccccaccccactatcACCCAGTGCCTTTGCcattatcattgttattaaaGAAGAAACTTGTACCTTTTGGAAGATTCAtggaatcagaaaaagaaattatggaaaatagaGCTTATGTAGTTTTCTCTTGGTGATactttaataactttttattgaactgtaatatattttatagaggtACACATAAGTGTTAAGCTTTAGAATTTGTGCAAATTGGATTCACAGGTGTAACCAGCACCAGATCAAGAGACAGAAGGTGACAAGCAATACTCCCTCCTAGCTACTCTCCCCCCAAGAGTAGCCACTATTCTGACTTCCTAACACCATGAATTATCTTTGCCTATTGGACTGTACGGGTGGAATTGTGGCATGCACTCACTTCCACCTGGTTTCTTTTACTCAAACCTTTGTGAATTTCACCCATATTGTTGGCTGTAATTGCAGattgttcattctcattgctgtatGGTGTCCCATCATATGACTATACCATGGTTTATTCATCCATTTTACTATTAGTGggcatttgggtagtttccaatTTTTAGCAATCAGGAGTAGTGCTGCTATGATCCCTGGCATGTTTGTATCTTTATTAGAGAGTTATTTCATTACAGAATCCTTTGcctttacatataaattttactCAGTGTAGCGGTCAGGTGCTGGGTGGCTGCAAATCAGTTGTGCTAGGAGAGTGGTGTTGGGCataggctgggctgggctcacagGTGGTTGGGGTTGAGAGGAGGGTGGTTCGGAGGAAGGCAGCAACACCGGATGTGGGGTAGGCTTGCATGGGAGTGTGGTATGCCTTAGAGCAGCACATTCATGGGACCCAGGGAGTCCTAGGAGCCCTGACAGGTGAAAGAGGGGTGCAAAAAGGGAGGATGCCAAAGACCATTACCAACTCTAACAACTTTTCACCATGATTTTGtcaggacagggacagggacaagtccttcttctcttccttgtgCCCTTATGCCCTGAATTATGACTCTGAGTTGCTACTCGAATTTGTTTCCTTGTGGCTTCCCAGGAATTGTGAGCCAGCCTGGACGAGGATCTGCAAAGGGAGGGTAAGGGAAGCCTGGGACAgtgatgggggtggggacagtggtggTTGTGAAGGGTGATTATAAGGGTCTCTGCTAAAAGGGACGGGGAAGAGTTCAAGAAGGGGCTGGTGGTTAAAAAGGCGTGAAGTGCCATTGTTTTCAGTGATGAGCATCCAGAGACCTGTGGTTCTATTTACCACGCATAACCTGTGTTCAGAATTCCAGCTGGATTTCAGGCACTTCCTCACCTCCCAGATGTAAgcactgaggtccagagagggccACACTCATGTGGCCTCCTCTGCTCACCGCACCTCTGGCCCAAGTGCCCCAGGGTCCTTCTGCAGCCAGATGCTGCCAGAGGACTTTGGGATCTATTGGATGAGTCTCACAGAGAAGGGTCATGGGTTGGGCTGGTCTGGATTATAGTGAAGGGACTGAGGCCTCGTTCAGTGTGGGGCAAAGGCCTTCAGGTGGGACCTACAGAGCGAGTGGCCCTGCTGAGGCTGCTGCAAACAGGAGAAAAGCATCTATCAACAATCATTTTTATGTTAAGTGGACTGAGGGCTATTTCTTGTGTATGAAAGATGGTGCTCTTTGGCTGACTTGCAATggcaaccctccccccccccccccgtttttaAGAGTACAATAATAAAAGACCTAGTGAGACCAAACACTTTTTACAAGTAGTTTAGTAATTACAATTTAGTGGTTCTCAAAAGTGTCTTGCTGGAGAACATTTGTTCAAAGGGGCGACTTTAAAGACTGCTATTCTAGTGTGTACTGGCATATAGTCTCTGAAATTGTAGCTAAGATGGAGAAATACTAGAGTTCATAAGCACAGCCACAGATATtatacttcttaatttttaaaaagacagaattaCGAAATAAAAGCACAGGCCACATATATGCTCATACTCCCAAATTGGCTTTTGTGCAAAAAAAGGTTGTTACTACTGCTTTATATTGTCATTTCCTTAGAAAGATGTATCCCAAGTCCCAAATAGCCAACGTACTATGTGCACTCTGGGAACACAGCCCGTGTATTGGTTGGGGGTTGCTTGTCTGAAATCTGGGGTCCCAGAGCCACTTgcttctttttattgtctccatccTATTCGTTGACCCGTTCTCACCAATCTCTCACATTCTACTTACCCCCTTC
This Microcebus murinus isolate Inina chromosome 10, M.murinus_Inina_mat1.0, whole genome shotgun sequence DNA region includes the following protein-coding sequences:
- the CD27 gene encoding CD27 antigen is translated as MAWPPPCWLCVLGTLAGLSATPAPKSCPERHYWAQAQLCCRMCEPGTFLVKDCDQHRKAARCDPCTPGSSFSPDHHSRPHCESCRHCNSGLLIRNCTITANAECACPHGWQCRDKECTECDPPPGPWLTTHPSPGPGPHPQPTHLPYAKKKPEARTVQLVQTVADFRQLPAPALSTTWPAQRSLCSADCIRIFVILSGMFLAFTLGGALFLHQQRKYGSNKGEGPVEPAEPCPYSCPREEEGSTIPIQEDYRKPEPASCP